Proteins encoded by one window of Halodesulfovibrio sp. MK-HDV:
- a CDS encoding metallophosphoesterase, with product MKDQMALFSIVMTSVMFVLWVIICWRMIAPLTVRRSTKILLAAALLAALVLYYVTRLFVKEGLPVEVNTTLRWIGYLSLGFISLTIPFLFVKEVLQFGGRVVGDKKEPVDGARRAFLHNAGNAAVMAAVLPTMAFSIQEAFQKPIVKNNALKIAGLHPDLEGTTIAHISDLHVGSILDEKWLNALMSQVGELRADMFVLTGDAIDGKVSRVGKELDSLLKFEAPLGKFFVTGNHEFYSGVDGWVEQMRALNFTVLNNEHTLIQKGEGKLLLAGVWDYSGERFGEHYASDPFAAKAGAPEHDLSILLAHQPKNIFEASRAKFDIQLSGHTHGGQYFPWTYAVHLFQPYVQGLHQVDDSLLYVNTGTGFWGPPMRFTVPPEITLHTLTRA from the coding sequence ATGAAGGATCAGATGGCTTTGTTTTCGATAGTTATGACATCAGTAATGTTTGTTCTATGGGTAATAATATGTTGGCGCATGATTGCACCACTTACTGTTCGCCGTTCTACAAAAATATTGCTTGCCGCTGCCTTACTTGCCGCTCTGGTACTGTATTACGTGACACGGTTGTTTGTGAAGGAAGGACTTCCTGTTGAGGTGAACACAACGTTGCGTTGGATAGGCTACCTTTCCCTAGGTTTTATTTCCCTTACCATTCCGTTTCTTTTTGTAAAAGAAGTGCTGCAGTTTGGTGGGCGTGTTGTGGGGGATAAGAAAGAACCTGTTGATGGTGCACGCCGCGCTTTTTTACACAACGCAGGTAATGCAGCCGTGATGGCAGCCGTTCTTCCTACCATGGCCTTTTCGATACAAGAGGCGTTTCAAAAGCCGATTGTTAAAAACAATGCTTTGAAGATTGCAGGGCTTCATCCTGATTTGGAAGGAACGACAATCGCGCATATTTCTGATTTGCATGTGGGCTCCATTTTAGATGAAAAATGGCTCAATGCTCTGATGAGTCAGGTTGGGGAATTGCGTGCAGATATGTTTGTGCTCACGGGAGATGCAATCGACGGTAAAGTTTCCCGTGTAGGTAAGGAACTCGATTCGCTGTTAAAATTTGAGGCTCCGTTAGGGAAATTTTTTGTGACCGGCAACCATGAATTCTATTCAGGCGTTGATGGTTGGGTTGAGCAAATGCGTGCACTCAATTTTACTGTATTAAATAATGAACATACTCTTATCCAAAAGGGAGAAGGCAAGCTCTTACTGGCTGGAGTATGGGATTATTCTGGTGAACGCTTTGGTGAACACTATGCGTCTGATCCTTTTGCAGCGAAAGCTGGTGCACCAGAACATGATTTGTCTATTCTGTTGGCACACCAGCCTAAAAATATTTTTGAAGCTAGTAGGGCGAAATTCGACATCCAGCTTTCCGGTCACACTCACGGTGGACAATATTTTCCGTGGACATACGCAGTGCACTTGTTCCAACCCTATGTGCAAGGCTTGCATCAGGTTGATGATAGTTTGTTGTATGTAAATACAGGGACAGGCTTCTGGGGGCCGCCAATGCGCTTCACGGTTCCGCCAGAGATTACATTACACACCCTCACTCGCGCTTAG
- a CDS encoding aspartate carbamoyltransferase catalytic subunit: protein MPQEKHFIWPHKDLLDVSQLSLEEVSHLLDTAEQFHEINQRPIKKVPTLKGKSVVLFFAEPSTRTKTSFDVAGKRLSADTFSLSSSSSSLTKGESLKDTALTLEAMNPDVIVLRHKANGAAQFIAERLDCAVVNAGDGCHAHPTQAILDNFTLRRAWNNEYKGKTILILGDVKHSRVARSNINLLTRQGVKVRLCAPRTLLPKTVHTWPVEVFNDLTKAVEGVDAVMCLRLQLERQQAGLLPDLNEYARMYCLTSNHMEMAAEGAKILHPGPMNRGLEIASDLADCKDSSVLNQVSAGVATRMAILYLHATRKDKGV from the coding sequence ATGCCACAAGAAAAACACTTCATCTGGCCGCACAAAGACCTTTTGGACGTTAGTCAGCTGTCACTCGAAGAAGTCTCTCATCTTCTCGATACAGCCGAGCAATTTCACGAAATCAACCAACGCCCTATTAAGAAGGTTCCGACCCTCAAGGGTAAAAGCGTTGTGCTCTTCTTTGCAGAGCCTAGTACGCGGACAAAGACCTCATTCGACGTTGCAGGCAAGCGCTTGTCTGCCGATACTTTTTCACTATCCAGCAGCAGTTCAAGTCTAACAAAAGGCGAAAGCCTTAAAGATACTGCCCTGACGCTGGAAGCTATGAACCCTGATGTTATCGTTTTGCGCCACAAAGCAAACGGCGCAGCACAGTTCATCGCGGAACGTCTGGACTGCGCTGTAGTTAATGCTGGTGACGGCTGTCATGCCCACCCGACTCAGGCAATTCTGGATAACTTTACTCTGCGCAGAGCATGGAACAACGAGTACAAAGGAAAAACCATCCTTATTCTCGGCGATGTTAAGCACAGCCGCGTTGCACGTTCCAACATCAACCTGCTCACCCGTCAGGGTGTTAAGGTTAGACTATGTGCACCGCGTACCCTGTTGCCTAAAACCGTGCATACATGGCCTGTTGAAGTCTTTAACGACTTGACCAAAGCCGTTGAAGGCGTAGATGCAGTAATGTGTCTTCGCTTGCAGCTGGAACGTCAGCAGGCGGGCTTATTGCCTGATCTCAACGAATACGCGCGCATGTACTGCCTTACCTCAAATCATATGGAAATGGCGGCTGAAGGTGCTAAAATCCTTCACCCGGGACCTATGAACAGAGGGCTTGAAATTGCCTCAGACCTTGCTGACTGCAAAGACAGCAGTGTACTTAATCAGGTATCCGCAGGTGTAGCCACTCGAATGGCGATCCTGTACCTCCACGCAACCCGTAAAGACAAAGGAGTATAG
- a CDS encoding desulfoferrodoxin family protein has protein sequence MSTRRQFIAGAAMLAGVSVIKAVPAYAWDFALDKGIIYTDTQLGMWEGKQATHVPLVETNDMEVTVITPHPMSEEHYIVRHTIVDENGEVVHAKTFSWKDDPMSKTILKKKGKFVATSFCNLHDMWIKEFTM, from the coding sequence ATGAGTACTCGTAGACAATTCATAGCTGGCGCAGCAATGCTTGCCGGTGTTTCTGTTATTAAGGCTGTTCCGGCGTATGCGTGGGATTTTGCACTGGATAAGGGGATTATCTATACCGATACGCAGCTTGGAATGTGGGAAGGTAAGCAAGCAACTCATGTGCCACTCGTAGAAACAAATGACATGGAAGTAACTGTAATTACTCCGCACCCAATGAGTGAAGAGCATTACATAGTGCGGCACACCATTGTAGACGAGAACGGTGAAGTGGTGCATGCAAAGACATTTTCATGGAAAGATGATCCTATGTCCAAAACCATATTGAAGAAAAAAGGCAAGTTTGTAGCAACAAGCTTCTGTAATCTCCACGATATGTGGATAAAAGAATTTACCATGTAA
- a CDS encoding amidohydrolase family protein, with protein sequence MAVRQILTTYNQQIFSMLNAIRASRILTMEGHNTSPRTDSGYYSFPDVIEDGVIVHSSSTIVDVLSFSDFSKAYKIEAEDLGDVTLMPALINCHNHLELAHLKGKAIFGEGFETWIESALPLMANPVDAQSLESAISEMAESGTAHIADVNGRAPKAVYDAVTARNLSCHIQFEVFGYNFPNLASGTLSAEDLFPSAADELPSEAKKRWMTLSGHALYSTSPDALVVAKQWCRSSERYFSVHLAEHPGEEELLTKGTGRFKEQLSRRVLPKNFTPPQMRAVPYAKHLGLLDKSTIAVHCVHCTPDDIEILRESETTVCLCPRSNKLIGVGTAPVRNFLEAGLQLTIGTDSLASNHDLNLWNEARYLRDNFDIPTGALLRMLTIAGAKALGITNELGTLSKGKRFQYAILPEDF encoded by the coding sequence GTGGCGGTACGCCAAATTTTAACCACATATAACCAACAAATTTTTTCAATGCTCAATGCCATCCGCGCTAGTCGCATCCTCACTATGGAAGGCCATAACACTTCCCCCCGAACAGATTCGGGGTATTACTCTTTTCCAGATGTCATTGAAGACGGCGTTATCGTCCACAGTAGTTCAACTATTGTGGACGTTCTTTCGTTCAGCGACTTTTCAAAAGCCTACAAAATAGAAGCTGAAGATTTAGGCGATGTAACTCTGATGCCTGCTCTCATTAACTGCCATAATCATCTGGAACTTGCGCACCTGAAAGGCAAAGCAATCTTTGGTGAAGGATTTGAGACATGGATTGAATCAGCCCTGCCGCTCATGGCAAATCCGGTTGATGCTCAAAGTCTTGAATCCGCAATTTCTGAAATGGCAGAAAGCGGCACAGCGCATATTGCAGACGTTAACGGACGCGCGCCTAAAGCCGTGTATGATGCTGTTACTGCTCGCAATCTTAGCTGTCATATCCAGTTTGAAGTGTTTGGATACAATTTTCCAAACCTTGCCTCCGGTACTTTGAGTGCAGAAGACTTATTCCCTTCTGCTGCTGACGAATTACCAAGCGAAGCCAAAAAACGATGGATGACTCTTTCCGGTCACGCTCTCTACTCTACCAGCCCTGATGCGTTGGTTGTTGCTAAACAATGGTGCCGCTCTAGTGAGCGGTATTTTTCTGTCCACCTTGCTGAACACCCCGGCGAGGAAGAGCTGCTGACCAAGGGTACCGGTCGTTTTAAAGAACAACTTTCACGCAGAGTTCTTCCTAAAAATTTTACACCGCCTCAAATGCGCGCAGTACCATATGCAAAGCACCTCGGCCTGCTGGATAAATCCACTATCGCCGTCCATTGCGTGCATTGCACACCAGACGACATAGAAATTCTTCGAGAAAGTGAAACAACCGTATGCCTGTGCCCGCGTTCAAACAAACTTATAGGTGTAGGTACAGCACCAGTACGCAATTTTCTAGAAGCAGGTCTACAACTGACCATTGGTACAGACAGCCTTGCTTCGAACCATGACCTTAACCTTTGGAATGAAGCGCGCTACCTGCGCGACAATTTCGATATACCGACCGGTGCATTGTTACGCATGCTTACTATTGCAGGCGCCAAAGCACTGGGCATTACGAATGAACTAGGAACGTTGTCGAAAGGCAAACGATTCCAATACGCTATTTTGCCGGAAGACTTTTAG
- a CDS encoding HD family phosphohydrolase: protein MTQPFKDAVGICKTIMRNGFDAYVVNAQLQRELLEGTDETELDIACEAPFDEILRMFPNVSKGTERGVVALLKEADITYRFYPTDVEDASHPEESIARITPHLLKRMEEKFGSIPTQYACPYVPGSEMYEGFEDIASGVIKFSGIPDETLRRNYLLGIRALRFAANYDLPIEKNTWIAIVKGTSRILDYVPSHSIMEEWRKVEAENMWRFVELLFDSMILHGLVPELAALSRCTQIKNEDTGEEQTVFQHTIDTMRHYPEELPFDWFGTFAVLCSNVGKLYTAEFSNDSWTFNQFCRVGAKVTRKIMGRLSFLPQDIDLVCHLVKHHQFFHSMLTDKGIRRFKSLNDYPRLMEMARADVKGRGIALTAFNHNMKWLERADMPEEMTEPFLNGNEIMEATSLKPGPHVGILRDELLKAQIEGKVTSVEEAIAFVREYKM from the coding sequence ATGACTCAGCCTTTTAAGGATGCCGTAGGCATTTGTAAGACTATTATGCGTAACGGATTTGATGCGTATGTTGTAAACGCACAGCTTCAGCGAGAACTGCTTGAGGGCACGGACGAAACTGAACTGGATATTGCATGCGAAGCTCCTTTCGATGAGATTCTGCGCATGTTCCCTAACGTTTCTAAAGGTACTGAACGCGGTGTTGTTGCTCTGCTGAAAGAAGCGGATATCACGTACCGTTTTTATCCTACTGATGTAGAAGATGCATCTCATCCTGAAGAAAGCATTGCCCGCATTACTCCTCACTTGCTGAAACGCATGGAAGAGAAGTTCGGCAGCATCCCTACTCAGTACGCTTGCCCGTATGTTCCAGGTTCTGAAATGTACGAAGGCTTCGAAGACATCGCCAGCGGTGTAATTAAATTTTCAGGTATTCCGGACGAAACATTACGCCGTAACTACCTGCTTGGTATTCGTGCTTTGCGCTTTGCTGCAAACTATGATCTGCCAATCGAAAAGAATACTTGGATTGCTATCGTAAAAGGCACCTCCCGTATTCTTGATTACGTGCCTTCCCATAGCATTATGGAAGAATGGCGCAAAGTTGAAGCAGAGAACATGTGGCGCTTTGTTGAGCTTCTGTTCGATTCCATGATCCTTCATGGTCTGGTGCCGGAACTTGCAGCACTTTCCCGTTGTACTCAGATTAAAAATGAAGACACCGGTGAAGAACAGACTGTATTCCAGCACACCATCGACACTATGCGTCATTACCCTGAAGAACTGCCGTTCGACTGGTTCGGTACTTTTGCAGTGCTTTGCAGCAACGTAGGTAAACTCTACACTGCTGAATTTAGCAACGACTCATGGACCTTCAACCAGTTCTGTCGTGTTGGTGCTAAAGTTACCAGAAAAATTATGGGACGCCTGTCATTCCTTCCACAGGATATTGACCTTGTGTGTCACCTTGTAAAACATCATCAGTTTTTCCACAGCATGCTTACCGATAAAGGTATTCGTCGCTTCAAATCTCTTAACGACTACCCGCGCCTTATGGAAATGGCTCGTGCAGACGTTAAAGGTCGCGGCATTGCCCTTACCGCATTCAACCACAATATGAAGTGGCTTGAGCGCGCTGATATGCCTGAAGAAATGACTGAGCCGTTCCTTAACGGTAACGAAATCATGGAAGCAACCAGCCTCAAACCTGGTCCTCATGTTGGTATTCTGCGTGATGAGCTTCTTAAAGCTCAGATCGAAGGCAAAGTTACTTCCGTTGAAGAAGCTATTGCTTTTGTACGCGAATACAAAATGTAA
- a CDS encoding methyl-accepting chemotaxis protein — protein sequence MFKSIKAKVTALVMIAALSSVLLVLVISNAIVREDAIDSFGASSKTDAFLVENIVSSFFSDAINTTKELALLEELQMATGALTFNHTIQSDINFTSKELPQLERRIAGVLSNARAAHSSYELVYYGSSTGGFIMSDPTALPAKYDPRQRPWYKAAVASSSGSAVSKAYQSTAGMPVASTMTVVRGQQGEVLGVVAIDVQLSMLVRMMKNIKIGETGRVLLLENDGTILAAPGYDNLIMKRIGSTGNAELDFLAGKQDGMYEVKAEKGQQLARMHTVSATGHKLLVIKDESEVVEAADASLLATLVVGFGVTLVIGLIAYFFVLRTLKPLYSVINSAKEVSKGEYNKVPPESEFSGELLDLHCALKEMVGSLVSSIQMADHKTEEAEEQTLRASEALDAAAEAQAQAEVARKEGLNQAAGQLEAIVSNIGSVSEELSLLVEQTRSGTERQAARSGETATAMEQMNTAVMEVARNASDAAQHSEVMHESVIHEADAVMEVVSAIDDVAVRSEKMMESLGALGENAQGIGQIMDVISDIADQTNLLALNAAIEAARAGEAGRGFAVVADEVRKLAEKTMQATSEVGKAVHAIQQGTIQNIDAMKQTTDVVVNCTSLAKEAGDALANMTTMIEGSTDMVRVIATASEEQSATSEEINSSVEEVTRLADEMATSAGDSARTMATLANLSDELNGVIVTLKQD from the coding sequence ATGTTTAAAAGTATTAAGGCGAAAGTCACCGCCTTGGTTATGATTGCTGCGTTGTCTTCGGTTTTGTTGGTTTTAGTTATTTCAAATGCCATTGTACGCGAAGATGCAATAGACTCTTTTGGAGCATCATCAAAAACTGATGCTTTTCTTGTAGAAAATATTGTAAGCAGCTTTTTTTCTGATGCCATAAATACAACAAAAGAGCTTGCGTTGTTAGAAGAGCTACAAATGGCAACAGGAGCACTGACATTTAACCATACGATTCAGTCTGACATCAATTTTACTTCTAAAGAACTACCGCAGCTTGAGCGCCGTATTGCAGGTGTACTTTCCAACGCGCGTGCAGCGCATTCAAGTTACGAGCTCGTGTACTATGGCAGTAGTACAGGCGGGTTTATTATGTCCGATCCTACGGCATTGCCTGCGAAGTATGATCCTCGTCAGCGCCCGTGGTATAAGGCAGCAGTTGCCTCTTCTTCCGGATCAGCTGTCTCCAAGGCTTATCAGAGTACAGCCGGTATGCCTGTGGCAAGTACCATGACAGTTGTGCGCGGTCAGCAAGGTGAAGTGCTTGGGGTGGTTGCGATTGATGTTCAGCTTTCTATGCTGGTACGCATGATGAAGAATATTAAGATTGGTGAAACCGGTCGGGTACTGCTTCTTGAAAATGATGGAACCATTCTAGCCGCTCCGGGCTATGACAACCTGATCATGAAACGGATAGGTTCGACCGGAAACGCAGAACTAGACTTCCTCGCAGGTAAACAGGACGGTATGTATGAGGTCAAAGCTGAGAAAGGTCAGCAGTTGGCACGTATGCATACTGTGTCAGCAACCGGCCACAAGCTACTTGTTATTAAGGATGAAAGTGAAGTCGTCGAGGCTGCTGATGCGAGTTTGCTCGCAACGCTAGTTGTAGGTTTTGGCGTGACATTAGTAATTGGCTTAATAGCGTACTTCTTTGTGTTGCGAACGTTGAAGCCGCTATACAGCGTTATTAATTCTGCAAAAGAAGTAAGCAAAGGGGAATACAACAAAGTTCCTCCAGAGTCTGAATTCTCAGGCGAGTTGCTTGATTTGCACTGTGCTTTAAAAGAAATGGTTGGCAGCCTTGTAAGCTCAATCCAGATGGCTGATCATAAAACTGAAGAGGCAGAAGAACAGACTTTACGAGCTAGTGAAGCTCTTGATGCAGCCGCAGAGGCACAAGCACAAGCGGAAGTTGCGCGTAAAGAAGGGTTGAATCAGGCCGCGGGTCAGCTTGAGGCTATCGTTTCTAACATTGGTTCTGTTTCTGAAGAGCTTTCGTTACTCGTTGAACAAACTCGAAGTGGTACGGAGCGTCAGGCTGCACGTAGCGGTGAAACCGCAACGGCAATGGAGCAGATGAATACTGCCGTGATGGAAGTTGCACGCAATGCCTCCGATGCTGCTCAGCATTCAGAAGTTATGCATGAAAGTGTTATACATGAAGCAGATGCAGTGATGGAAGTTGTGAGTGCTATTGATGATGTTGCAGTTAGGTCTGAAAAAATGATGGAGAGTCTTGGTGCTCTTGGCGAAAATGCACAGGGTATCGGTCAAATTATGGATGTGATTTCAGATATTGCCGATCAAACAAATCTACTTGCATTAAACGCTGCAATTGAGGCAGCCCGAGCAGGAGAAGCTGGTCGCGGTTTTGCGGTGGTTGCTGATGAAGTACGAAAACTTGCTGAAAAGACTATGCAGGCAACTTCTGAAGTAGGAAAAGCTGTACATGCTATTCAGCAGGGAACAATCCAGAATATTGATGCTATGAAGCAGACAACAGATGTAGTTGTGAACTGTACAAGCCTTGCGAAAGAAGCAGGGGATGCTTTGGCGAATATGACAACTATGATTGAAGGATCAACAGATATGGTTCGTGTAATAGCTACAGCATCTGAAGAGCAGTCTGCAACGAGTGAAGAAATTAATTCGAGTGTTGAGGAAGTAACTCGTCTGGCTGACGAAATGGCGACCTCTGCAGGAGACTCCGCGAGGACAATGGCGACATTAGCGAATTTATCGGATGAACTTAATGGCGTGATTGTCACATTAAAGCAGGATTAA
- the galE gene encoding UDP-glucose 4-epimerase GalE — translation MKNILVTGGAGYIGSHTSIELLESGHSVICVDNFSNSSKEVFDVIHDLTGKYVTWYEADVRDVEVLRDITKTHDIDCVIHFAGYKAVGESVENPLMYYQNNIDSTLALCEVCLENSINNIVFSSSATVYGDPQYLPLDENHSLSATNPYGNCKLFIEHILMDVQVAHPEMNIALLRYFNPVGAHPSHRLGESPKGIPNNLMPYICQTASGLRGQLSIFGDDYDTVDGTGVRDYIHVVDLAKGHVAAIKKLTTAPGCVVFNLGTGNGTSVLELVRAFITENKVDVPFAIAPRRAGDIAECWADPSSAKEELGWEAQYTIVDMVRDSWGAQKRMNTSETAASMPEAV, via the coding sequence ATGAAAAATATTCTAGTAACTGGTGGCGCAGGTTATATAGGTAGTCATACTTCAATTGAACTGCTTGAAAGCGGACACAGCGTAATTTGTGTGGATAATTTTTCAAATAGTTCAAAAGAGGTATTTGACGTTATTCATGATCTTACAGGCAAATACGTGACGTGGTACGAAGCTGATGTGCGTGACGTTGAAGTGTTGCGCGACATTACGAAAACGCATGACATTGATTGTGTAATTCATTTCGCAGGATACAAGGCTGTAGGTGAGTCTGTTGAGAACCCACTCATGTATTACCAAAATAATATTGATAGTACGTTAGCTTTGTGTGAAGTTTGTTTAGAAAATTCTATTAATAACATTGTGTTCAGCTCTTCTGCGACAGTTTATGGAGATCCTCAGTACTTACCTCTTGATGAGAATCATTCCTTGAGTGCGACAAACCCTTACGGCAATTGCAAGTTGTTTATTGAACACATATTAATGGACGTGCAAGTGGCACATCCTGAAATGAACATTGCATTGTTGAGATATTTTAATCCTGTTGGCGCTCACCCTTCTCATAGGCTAGGAGAAAGTCCTAAAGGTATCCCCAATAATTTAATGCCATATATTTGCCAAACAGCTTCCGGTCTCCGCGGGCAGTTAAGTATTTTTGGTGACGATTATGATACGGTCGACGGGACAGGAGTCCGAGACTATATTCATGTTGTTGATTTAGCGAAAGGGCATGTCGCTGCTATTAAAAAACTTACAACTGCTCCCGGCTGTGTTGTTTTTAATTTGGGAACAGGGAACGGTACAAGCGTACTTGAACTAGTACGTGCATTTATTACAGAAAACAAAGTAGATGTTCCCTTTGCAATTGCCCCTCGACGGGCAGGAGATATTGCTGAATGTTGGGCGGACCCTTCTAGCGCAAAAGAAGAGCTTGGCTGGGAGGCTCAGTACACTATTGTCGATATGGTTCGCGATAGCTGGGGAGCTCAGAAAAGAATGAACACGAGTGAAACAGCCGCTTCGATGCCTGAAGCTGTATAG
- a CDS encoding aldo/keto reductase: MRHFQLPTGNKIPALGLGTYLSPPDKIEHAILAALKAGYRHIDCAAIYGNEKQIGAALKKALKLFPREELWITSKLWCDAHKPEEVLPALSQTLEDLGLEYLDLYLMHWPVALKPGVGLPGKRDDYFSLEEVPLRDTWRGMEDCVDREIVRNIGVSNFSIKKLTALLSTAAIPPAINQIEMHPYQQQRAQVAFARKHDIRLTAYCPLGSIGTPITTADGCKPPPLLKHPLIMTIAKKHGCTTAQVLIAWLLNLDIIAIPKSITPERIQENIKSTEIHLDTNDMTAIAELDMGARIIDGKVFTFYNSPYTIENLWDGEF; encoded by the coding sequence ATGAGACACTTTCAATTACCCACCGGTAACAAAATTCCGGCATTGGGACTTGGCACGTACCTAAGCCCACCAGACAAGATAGAGCATGCCATTTTAGCTGCACTAAAAGCTGGCTACAGACATATAGACTGTGCAGCAATTTATGGTAACGAAAAACAAATTGGTGCTGCTCTGAAAAAAGCATTAAAGCTATTTCCACGCGAAGAGCTATGGATAACCTCCAAACTATGGTGTGACGCCCATAAGCCGGAGGAAGTATTGCCTGCCCTATCGCAAACACTGGAAGATCTGGGACTGGAATATTTAGATTTGTATCTCATGCATTGGCCGGTTGCATTAAAACCCGGTGTAGGACTTCCCGGAAAACGAGATGACTATTTTTCGCTGGAAGAAGTTCCGCTTCGTGACACGTGGCGAGGCATGGAAGATTGTGTAGATCGAGAGATCGTTCGAAATATTGGCGTGAGTAATTTCAGCATAAAAAAACTTACAGCACTGTTATCAACAGCAGCTATTCCGCCTGCAATTAATCAGATAGAAATGCATCCGTACCAACAGCAACGCGCACAAGTTGCATTTGCTCGCAAGCACGACATCAGGCTCACGGCTTATTGCCCGCTAGGTTCTATTGGAACTCCAATAACAACGGCAGATGGCTGCAAACCTCCACCGCTCCTCAAGCATCCTCTCATTATGACCATTGCTAAAAAACATGGGTGCACGACCGCTCAGGTACTCATTGCATGGCTTTTGAACCTAGACATAATTGCTATTCCAAAATCGATCACGCCAGAACGCATTCAGGAAAATATCAAAAGTACAGAAATTCATCTCGACACAAATGATATGACTGCCATTGCTGAGTTGGACATGGGAGCCCGTATTATCGACGGCAAGGTTTTCACCTTCTACAATTCACCATACACCATAGAAAATCTATGGGATGGAGAATTCTAG
- a CDS encoding dihydroorotase, translating to MTNLFISNGLLRGTSVDILVSGSTIVSVTPHGEISAPEDTEVVDATGLIVFPSFYDCHVHLREPGFEYKEDIESGLAAAAHGGFGGVMAMANTKPTNDCASVTEAMLQRAQQTWPNGPYLYPIGAATIGLKGKELAPMGELAEAGCVAISNDGVPVGGAEMFRHCMEYAATFGLTVIDHCEDPTLAKDCHMNEGAVSEAIGLKGQPVVAESMQVARDILLAEFLDLPVHLAHVSCKQSVDLIRWAKTRGVKVTAETCPHYLILTDEILSNYSTAAKVNPPLRSEEDRLAMKEAVKDGTVDIFVTDHAPHADHEKEHPIEGAPNGISGMDSAVALTWTQVEDGTITEDEFIKMWAEKPAAIFKLPLNTFAEGDIADFFLFDPKEEWKMTEDAMFSKGKNTPFLNTSLKGRVKAHWLGGTRVV from the coding sequence ATGACCAATTTGTTTATCTCCAATGGTCTGCTTCGTGGAACTTCCGTAGATATTCTTGTTTCCGGCTCCACCATCGTATCTGTCACACCACACGGTGAAATTTCAGCACCGGAAGATACCGAAGTTGTAGACGCAACAGGGCTTATCGTATTCCCAAGCTTTTACGACTGCCATGTTCACCTGCGTGAACCGGGCTTTGAATACAAAGAAGACATTGAATCCGGTCTTGCAGCTGCAGCGCACGGCGGTTTCGGCGGTGTAATGGCTATGGCAAACACCAAACCTACCAACGATTGCGCATCCGTTACTGAAGCGATGCTCCAGCGTGCACAGCAGACATGGCCTAACGGTCCATATCTCTACCCTATCGGTGCAGCAACAATCGGCCTGAAAGGTAAAGAACTCGCGCCGATGGGCGAACTTGCTGAAGCCGGTTGTGTCGCAATATCCAACGACGGCGTACCAGTGGGCGGTGCCGAAATGTTCCGTCATTGCATGGAATACGCAGCAACCTTCGGGCTGACCGTCATTGATCACTGCGAAGATCCGACTCTTGCCAAAGACTGCCACATGAACGAAGGCGCAGTAAGCGAAGCCATCGGTCTAAAAGGACAGCCAGTCGTTGCCGAGTCCATGCAGGTTGCGCGGGATATTCTGCTCGCAGAATTTCTGGACTTACCAGTTCACCTCGCGCACGTAAGCTGCAAACAATCTGTAGATCTTATCCGCTGGGCAAAAACCAGAGGCGTAAAAGTGACGGCAGAAACCTGCCCGCACTACCTGATTCTTACAGATGAAATTCTCAGCAATTACTCCACTGCCGCAAAAGTAAACCCTCCATTGCGTAGCGAAGAAGATCGCCTTGCCATGAAGGAGGCTGTGAAAGACGGTACCGTCGATATTTTCGTAACCGACCATGCTCCACATGCCGACCACGAAAAAGAGCACCCGATTGAGGGCGCTCCGAACGGTATCTCTGGTATGGACAGCGCGGTAGCACTTACATGGACGCAGGTAGAAGACGGCACCATTACAGAAGATGAATTCATCAAAATGTGGGCTGAGAAACCTGCTGCAATCTTTAAGCTTCCGCTTAACACTTTCGCAGAAGGTGACATAGCAGACTTCTTCCTCTTCGATCCAAAAGAAGAATGGAAGATGACCGAAGACGCCATGTTCTCAAAAGGCAAAAATACTCCGTTCCTCAACACTTCCCTTAAAGGTCGCGTCAAAGCTCACTGGCTTGGCGGAACACGTGTTGTTTAG